From Gracilimonas sp.:
AATAATCGCAAAGCTTACCCGATGTTCACCGTTAAGGATGAGGTTCCATTATTCAGCAGCACTTCCAGCTTATCTCCTGACTCAACAGGCCCCACTCCTTCAGGTGTTCCGGTAAAGATGAGGTCTCCGGGGTGAAGGGTGAAAATTCCCGAAAGAAAAGATATCAGGTTGGCCACAGAAAAAATCATTTCCGAAGAGTTTCCGTGCTGTTTAACAAAGCCATTATGAAAGAGCTTGATATCTATGTCGGTCGGATCTGCAATTTCTTCAGCGGGCACGAATTTGCTGATGGGAGCAAAATTGTCGAACCCTTTAGCAATAGTCCAGGGTTGTCCCTGCTTTTTGGAAATGGATTGAATATCCCGGGCCGTAAAATCGATACCGGCTCCGTATCCGGCTACATAATCGAGGGCAGATTCCTGAGCGATGCTTTTACCTTCTTTGGAAATAGCCACAACAATCTCTGCTTCGTAATGCACGTCATTGGTCTGTACGGGAAG
This genomic window contains:
- a CDS encoding fumarylacetoacetate hydrolase family protein, with amino-acid sequence MKNPDIPGLDLPVNNIYCIGRNYAQHAKELGNKVPKIPLVFIKPLGTICYNEATIQLPVQTNDVHYEAEIVVAISKEGKSIAQESALDYVAGYGAGIDFTARDIQSISKKQGQPWTIAKGFDNFAPISKFVPAEEIADPTDIDIKLFHNGFVKQHGNSSEMIFSVANLISFLSGIFTLHPGDLIFTGTPEGVGPVESGDKLEVLLNNGTSSLTVNIG